The Streptomyces sp. NBC_01268 genome window below encodes:
- a CDS encoding FtsX-like permease family protein, whose product MPSTAPTREKADVMPRKPARAVAPWVRTRLRTAPGTALAYGMLVLVTAFLAAALPRAVDTYETEGMRHAVDSAPAHRTVVSLTNSVASSLPPAQQPTAYRPDRLKATRDQLTPLLPKPLQADLANSAYGARTTKRVQGLDRWLPQPDGLLPEFVLDALSDVPAHSTLVAGRAPKVGPGGAMEAAVTTKTAKAMGLKPGSVVHVPSSDGGRTPITVTGVIEPREPSGPYWNVDPVTHTPLFTARSALEVKWYWVATLLLGPESGTALPRTLGEPEQYWRYAPSVGHLTAQDSDTLRAALDSADAGPDLVALRSALGPNGQFDTDLDEVLGEYAGMRDAIAAVVAVAAVGVGAVAAVVLGMTGGLFTARRHAELALLRARGASLPGIGLRLLGETTVVCLPAAALGLLLAVPLVGDAGGARMGPAVIAAGASALLAALVLPLRAMFLHRRPLLHGGREDLVSARPSRRRTMAELTLLVLAVGAVTALRRRGTGVGAGDYLVSCAPVLVGVIAAFVLIRIYPVPLRWAARPARRLRGAIGFLSLARAGRASASGTLPLLALLMALTTAAFGGSVLAGVSDARDRAAYLATGADARITHDVGWTPLPAGLADTVRGFRGVREVSPVQIEYGLELPSHQGTTDNAMSAPLVGVEPSSYARLAARTDFGPFPETLLKTTGKGGPGSVGDTSRVVPAIASPDVAERLGDRPIEILAAAGRFHVKVVAVRTITPALPDEDFLIVNAADLVNRAPTALLVTGGGAGGGALDGTALRGEMTAKGGKLHVALRQEERSRYVDSPMQTGAENLYLAAIGAGAGYAVLAVLLSLLQVAPERTTLLARLRTMGLTRGQARRLLILEALPQALLAAGGGALVGWATVLLLAPGVDLARLALADAPAETLALGATLRADAWSLGLPAAGVVLLAGAAATVQAWWASRRGSIKELRAGDAR is encoded by the coding sequence ATGCCCTCCACCGCCCCGACCCGCGAAAAGGCGGACGTCATGCCCCGCAAGCCCGCCCGCGCCGTGGCCCCCTGGGTCCGCACCCGGCTGCGGACCGCCCCGGGCACGGCCCTCGCCTACGGGATGCTCGTGCTGGTGACGGCGTTCCTCGCGGCGGCGTTGCCGCGCGCGGTCGACACGTACGAGACCGAGGGGATGCGGCACGCGGTCGACTCGGCCCCGGCGCACCGCACCGTCGTCAGCCTCACCAACTCCGTGGCCAGCAGCCTGCCCCCGGCGCAGCAGCCCACCGCGTACCGCCCGGACCGGCTGAAGGCCACCCGCGACCAGCTCACCCCTCTGCTCCCCAAGCCGCTCCAGGCCGACCTCGCGAACTCCGCGTACGGCGCGCGCACCACCAAGCGGGTCCAGGGCCTGGACCGCTGGCTGCCGCAGCCCGACGGACTGCTGCCCGAGTTCGTCCTCGACGCGCTCTCCGACGTGCCCGCCCACTCCACCCTGGTGGCCGGGCGCGCGCCCAAGGTGGGGCCGGGCGGCGCGATGGAGGCGGCGGTCACCACGAAGACCGCCAAGGCCATGGGCCTGAAGCCCGGTTCCGTCGTCCACGTGCCGAGCAGCGACGGCGGCAGGACCCCCATCACGGTCACCGGCGTCATCGAGCCGCGCGAGCCCTCCGGCCCGTACTGGAACGTCGACCCGGTCACGCACACCCCGCTCTTCACCGCCCGCAGCGCCCTCGAGGTCAAGTGGTACTGGGTGGCCACCCTGCTGCTGGGCCCCGAGAGCGGGACCGCGCTGCCCCGCACCCTCGGCGAGCCCGAGCAGTACTGGCGCTACGCCCCCTCCGTCGGCCACCTCACCGCCCAGGACAGCGACACCCTGCGCGCCGCGCTCGACTCCGCCGACGCCGGCCCCGACCTCGTCGCGCTGCGGTCGGCCCTCGGCCCGAACGGACAGTTCGACACCGACCTCGACGAGGTCCTCGGCGAGTACGCCGGGATGCGGGACGCCATCGCCGCGGTCGTCGCCGTCGCCGCCGTCGGCGTCGGCGCCGTCGCCGCCGTCGTCCTCGGTATGACCGGCGGCCTGTTCACCGCCCGCCGGCACGCCGAACTCGCCCTGCTGCGCGCCCGCGGCGCCTCCCTGCCCGGCATCGGCCTGCGGCTGCTCGGCGAGACCACCGTCGTCTGCCTGCCCGCCGCCGCGCTCGGCCTGCTGCTCGCCGTGCCCCTCGTCGGCGACGCCGGCGGCGCCCGGATGGGGCCCGCCGTCATCGCCGCCGGGGCCTCCGCCCTGCTCGCCGCCCTCGTGCTGCCGCTGCGCGCGATGTTCCTGCACCGCCGCCCGCTGCTGCACGGCGGACGCGAGGACCTGGTCTCCGCACGGCCCTCCCGCCGCCGCACCATGGCCGAACTCACCCTGCTGGTCCTCGCGGTGGGCGCGGTCACCGCGCTGCGCCGGCGCGGCACCGGCGTCGGCGCCGGCGACTACCTGGTGAGCTGCGCGCCCGTGCTCGTCGGCGTGATCGCCGCCTTCGTCCTTATCCGGATCTACCCGGTGCCGCTGCGCTGGGCCGCCCGGCCCGCCCGCCGGCTGCGCGGCGCCATCGGCTTCCTGTCACTGGCCCGCGCGGGCCGCGCCTCGGCCTCCGGAACCCTCCCGCTGCTCGCCCTGCTGATGGCGCTGACCACGGCCGCGTTCGGCGGCTCCGTCCTCGCCGGCGTCTCCGACGCCCGGGACCGGGCCGCGTACCTGGCGACCGGCGCGGACGCCCGGATCACCCACGACGTGGGCTGGACGCCGCTGCCCGCCGGGCTCGCCGACACGGTACGGGGCTTCCGCGGGGTCCGCGAGGTGTCGCCGGTGCAGATCGAGTACGGCCTGGAGCTGCCGTCCCACCAGGGGACCACCGACAACGCCATGAGCGCCCCGCTGGTCGGCGTCGAGCCCTCCTCGTACGCCCGGCTCGCGGCCCGTACCGACTTCGGCCCCTTCCCCGAGACCCTGCTGAAGACCACCGGCAAGGGCGGCCCCGGCAGCGTCGGCGACACCTCCCGGGTCGTCCCGGCGATCGCCTCCCCGGACGTCGCCGAGCGGCTCGGCGACCGGCCCATCGAGATCCTCGCCGCCGCGGGCCGCTTCCACGTGAAGGTGGTCGCCGTGCGCACGATCACCCCCGCGCTGCCCGACGAGGACTTCCTGATCGTCAACGCGGCCGACCTGGTCAACCGGGCCCCCACCGCGCTGCTCGTCACCGGCGGCGGAGCCGGGGGCGGGGCGCTCGACGGCACGGCGCTGCGCGGCGAGATGACCGCCAAGGGCGGCAAGCTGCACGTGGCGCTGCGCCAGGAGGAGCGGTCCCGGTACGTCGACTCGCCCATGCAGACCGGCGCCGAGAACCTCTACCTCGCCGCCATCGGCGCGGGCGCGGGCTACGCGGTCCTGGCCGTACTGCTGTCGCTGCTCCAGGTCGCCCCCGAGCGCACCACGCTGCTGGCCAGGCTGCGCACCATGGGCCTGACCCGCGGGCAGGCCCGGCGGCTGCTGATCCTGGAGGCCCTCCCGCAGGCGCTGCTCGCCGCGGGCGGCGGTGCCCTGGTGGGCTGGGCGACGGTCCTGCTGCTCGCGCCCGGCGTCGATCTGGCCCGGCTCGCGCTGGCCGACGCCCCGGCGGAGACGCTGGCGCTCGGCGCGACGCTGCGGGCGGACGCCTGGTCGCTCGGACTCCCGGCGGCCGGGGTGGTGCTCCTCGCGGGCGCGGCGGCGACGGTACAGGCCTGGTGGGCCTCGCGCAGGGGCTCGATCAAGGAACTCAGGGCAGGAGACGCACGATGA
- a CDS encoding ABC transporter ATP-binding protein gives MTTAAETSLEELERRATAHRDRPSYGHDALIACDRLVRIFTTDGVEVQALQGLDLLVKEGELMALVGASGSGKSTLMNILAGLDVPTAGAAKVAGCDLLAMDGKARLRYRREVVGFVWQQTSRNLLPYLTAAQNVALPMQLAGRSKKKAQRAEELLAMLGITEIRDRRPNQLSGGQQQRVAIAVALANNPSVLLADEPTGELDSATGEQVFAAFRRANEELGTTIVIVTHDQAVATEVRRTVAIRDGRTSSEVLRRTEIDAEGQESLVAREYAMLDRAGRLQLPAEYTEALGMEHRVALELEQDHIGVWPDDADR, from the coding sequence ATGACGACAGCAGCCGAGACCTCTCTGGAAGAGCTGGAGCGGCGGGCGACGGCGCACCGCGACCGTCCCTCGTACGGTCATGACGCGCTGATCGCCTGCGACCGGCTGGTCCGCATCTTCACCACCGACGGGGTGGAGGTGCAGGCCCTCCAGGGCCTCGACCTGCTGGTCAAGGAGGGCGAGCTGATGGCCCTCGTCGGCGCCTCCGGATCCGGCAAGTCGACCCTGATGAACATCCTGGCCGGCCTCGACGTGCCCACCGCGGGCGCCGCGAAGGTCGCCGGCTGCGACCTGCTCGCCATGGACGGCAAGGCCCGGCTGCGCTACCGCCGCGAGGTCGTCGGCTTCGTCTGGCAGCAGACCTCACGCAACCTGCTCCCCTACCTGACGGCCGCCCAGAACGTGGCGCTGCCGATGCAGTTGGCGGGCCGCTCGAAGAAGAAGGCGCAGCGCGCCGAGGAGCTCCTCGCGATGCTCGGCATCACGGAGATCCGCGACCGGCGCCCGAACCAGCTGTCCGGCGGACAGCAGCAGCGCGTCGCCATCGCGGTCGCCCTCGCCAACAACCCCTCGGTCCTCCTCGCCGACGAGCCGACCGGTGAGCTGGACTCGGCCACCGGCGAGCAGGTCTTCGCCGCCTTCCGGCGGGCCAACGAGGAGCTGGGCACCACGATCGTGATCGTCACCCACGACCAGGCGGTCGCCACCGAGGTGCGCCGCACGGTCGCCATCCGCGACGGCCGCACCTCCTCGGAGGTGCTGCGGCGCACGGAGATCGACGCGGAGGGCCAGGAGTCGCTGGTGGCCCGCGAGTACGCGATGCTCGACCGGGCCGGGCGGCTCCAGCTGCCCGCGGAGTACACCGAGGCGCTGGGCATGGAGCACCGGGTGGCGCTGGAGCTGGAGCAGGACCACATCGGGGTGTGGCCGGACGACGCGGACCGCTGA
- a CDS encoding GNAT family N-acetyltransferase, with translation MTSAVAGDAELTIDADLPTAELDELFHASWPGHRDTDFGPVFARRLLHVTARRDGRLVGYVNVVGDGGAHAFVLDTTVHPDERRKGLGVALVRAAAGAARERGAHWLHVDFEPHLARFYEECGFRPTAAGLMALADGDG, from the coding sequence GTGACCTCCGCGGTCGCGGGGGACGCCGAGCTCACCATCGACGCCGACCTCCCCACCGCGGAGCTCGACGAGCTCTTCCACGCCTCCTGGCCCGGCCACCGGGACACCGACTTCGGTCCCGTGTTCGCCCGGCGGCTGCTGCACGTCACCGCGCGTCGGGACGGGCGGCTCGTCGGGTACGTGAACGTCGTCGGCGACGGGGGCGCGCACGCCTTCGTGCTCGACACCACCGTCCATCCCGACGAGCGCCGCAAGGGGCTCGGGGTGGCGCTGGTGCGGGCCGCCGCCGGTGCCGCGCGGGAGCGCGGGGCGCACTGGCTGCACGTCGACTTCGAGCCGCACCTCGCCCGCTTCTACGAGGAGTGCGGCTTCCGGCCCACCGCCGCCGGACTCATGGCGCTGGCCGACGGGGACGGCTGA
- a CDS encoding acyl-CoA thioesterase has protein sequence MARHIYSCPLRWSDMDAFGHVNNVVFLRYLEEARIDFMFRLAPGNGSPSFSGGSVVARHEIDYVRPLVHRHEPVTVESWVTKIGAASLTIAYEIKDPDVTYVRASTVVVPFDLAAQRPRRITEEERSFLQEYVDDGMTSAA, from the coding sequence ATGGCGAGACACATCTACTCCTGCCCCCTGCGCTGGTCGGACATGGACGCCTTCGGGCACGTCAACAACGTCGTCTTCCTGCGGTACCTGGAAGAGGCGCGGATCGACTTCATGTTCCGGCTGGCGCCGGGGAACGGGAGCCCGTCCTTCTCCGGCGGGTCCGTCGTGGCCCGGCACGAGATCGACTACGTACGCCCGCTGGTCCACCGGCACGAGCCGGTGACCGTCGAGTCCTGGGTCACGAAGATAGGCGCGGCGTCGCTGACGATCGCGTACGAGATCAAGGACCCGGACGTCACGTACGTACGGGCCTCGACGGTCGTCGTGCCCTTCGATCTGGCCGCGCAGCGACCGCGCCGGATCACCGAGGAGGAGCGTTCGTTCCTCCAGGAGTACGTCGACGACGGGATGACGTCCGCCGCATGA
- the ettA gene encoding energy-dependent translational throttle protein EttA produces MAEYIYTMRKTRKAHGDKVILDDVTLSFLPGAKIGVVGPNGAGKSTVLKIMAGLEQPSNGDAFLAPGYSVGILMQEPKLDESKTVLENVEDGVAEIKGKLNRFNEIAELMATDYSDALLEEMGKLQEDLDHANAWDLDAQLEQAMDALGCPPADWPVNNLSGGEKRRVALCKLLLEAPDLLLLDEPTNHLDAESVNWLEQHLAQYKGTVVAITHDRYFLDNVAEWILELDRGRAIPYEGNYSTYLTKKSERLKVEGKKDEKRAKRLKEELEWVRSNAKGRQAKSKARLARYEEMAAEADKMRKLDFEEIQIPPGPRLGSIVVEVNNLSKAFGEKVLIDDLSFTLPRNGIVGIIGPNGAGKTTLFKMLQGLEEPDAGEIKVGETVKISYVDQTRANIDPKKTLWAVVSDELDYINVGQVEMPSRAYVSAFGFKGPDQQKPAGVLSGGERNRLNLALTLKQGGNLLLLDEPTNDLDVETLSSLENALLEFPGCAVVVSHDRWFLDRVATHILAYEGDSKWFWFEGNFESYEKNKVERLGPDATRPHRATYKKLTRG; encoded by the coding sequence TTGGCTGAGTACATCTACACCATGCGCAAGACGCGCAAGGCGCACGGCGACAAGGTCATCCTCGATGACGTGACGCTGAGCTTCCTGCCCGGTGCGAAGATCGGTGTGGTCGGCCCGAACGGTGCCGGTAAGTCCACCGTGCTGAAGATCATGGCCGGCCTGGAGCAGCCCTCCAACGGTGACGCGTTCCTGGCCCCCGGCTACTCCGTCGGCATCCTCATGCAGGAGCCGAAGCTGGACGAGTCCAAGACGGTCCTGGAGAACGTCGAGGACGGCGTCGCCGAGATCAAGGGCAAGCTCAACCGGTTCAACGAGATCGCCGAGCTGATGGCGACCGACTACTCCGACGCGCTGCTGGAGGAGATGGGCAAGCTCCAGGAGGACCTGGACCACGCCAACGCGTGGGACCTGGACGCCCAGCTGGAGCAGGCCATGGACGCGCTGGGCTGCCCGCCCGCCGACTGGCCGGTCAACAACCTCTCCGGTGGTGAGAAGCGCCGCGTCGCCCTCTGCAAGCTGCTGCTCGAGGCGCCCGACCTGCTGCTCCTCGACGAGCCCACCAACCACCTCGACGCCGAGTCCGTGAACTGGCTGGAGCAGCACCTGGCCCAGTACAAGGGCACCGTCGTGGCCATCACCCACGACCGGTACTTCCTCGACAACGTCGCCGAGTGGATCCTCGAGCTCGACCGCGGTCGCGCCATCCCCTACGAGGGCAACTACTCGACCTACCTCACCAAGAAGTCCGAGCGGCTCAAGGTCGAGGGCAAGAAGGACGAGAAGCGCGCCAAGCGCCTCAAGGAAGAGCTCGAGTGGGTGCGGTCCAACGCCAAGGGGCGTCAGGCCAAGTCCAAGGCGCGTCTGGCGCGCTACGAGGAGATGGCCGCCGAGGCCGACAAGATGCGGAAGCTGGACTTCGAGGAGATCCAGATCCCGCCGGGCCCGCGTCTGGGCTCCATCGTCGTCGAGGTCAACAACCTCTCCAAGGCCTTCGGCGAGAAGGTCCTGATCGACGACCTCAGCTTCACCCTGCCGCGCAACGGCATCGTCGGCATCATCGGCCCGAACGGCGCCGGCAAGACCACGCTCTTCAAGATGCTCCAGGGCCTCGAGGAGCCGGACGCCGGCGAGATCAAGGTCGGCGAGACCGTCAAGATCTCGTACGTCGACCAGACCCGCGCCAACATCGACCCCAAGAAGACGCTGTGGGCCGTCGTCTCCGACGAGCTGGACTACATCAACGTCGGCCAGGTCGAGATGCCGTCCCGCGCCTACGTCTCCGCGTTCGGCTTCAAGGGCCCGGACCAGCAGAAGCCGGCCGGCGTGCTCTCCGGCGGTGAGCGCAACCGCCTCAACCTCGCGCTCACCCTCAAGCAGGGCGGCAACCTGCTGCTCCTCGACGAGCCGACCAACGACCTCGACGTCGAGACCCTGAGCAGCCTGGAGAACGCGCTCCTCGAGTTCCCCGGCTGCGCCGTGGTGGTCTCCCACGACCGGTGGTTCCTGGACCGGGTGGCCACGCACATCCTCGCCTACGAGGGCGACTCCAAGTGGTTCTGGTTCGAGGGCAACTTCGAGTCGTACGAGAAGAACAAGGTCGAGCGGCTCGGCCCGGACGCCACCCGTCCGCACCGCGCCACGTACAAGAAGCTCACCCGGGGCTGA
- a CDS encoding Cys-Gln thioester bond-forming surface protein — translation MFSVQRRGVARLAAATLVSGLVAAGTIAIAGPAMAEEISTGGAAATLGTVVDGGSIDVKVGDKTETYNGGLFNLDVKGGGSLKAYCIDLFTKTKSGTSYKEVGWDESTLHNNKNAGKIRWILQHSYPEVNDLVALADKADTKSLTKDDAAAATQAAIWHFSDNVETAPKDADANALTKYLVAEADKAPNQEEPKASLSVSPTSVAGKSGSRLGPVKVSTNAAAGVTKVSLSADAPQGVKVVDKAGKTITSVSDGDELYVDVPAGAGDGSAKVSLQSTTKVSIGRVFASTTEKRQQTLILAGSSDSTVTAQIDATWAKQGAVPAVDFKENCAKGGVDITVSNKGDEDWTFDLKGQSHKIAPGASETITVPVAEDETYNFTITGPNDFKKVIEGVLDCKTATPGPKPSETPSGTPSPSETPATGGTGTTGATTGGGDLAETGGSSATPMIAGVAAALVVVGGGAVFFLRKKKTAGQ, via the coding sequence ATGTTTTCTGTACAGAGGCGCGGCGTTGCCCGCCTTGCCGCCGCGACTCTGGTCTCCGGCCTCGTCGCGGCCGGGACCATAGCGATCGCCGGTCCGGCGATGGCCGAAGAGATCAGCACGGGTGGCGCGGCGGCGACGCTGGGCACCGTCGTCGACGGCGGCAGCATCGACGTCAAGGTCGGGGACAAGACCGAGACCTACAACGGTGGTCTGTTCAACCTCGACGTCAAGGGCGGCGGCTCGCTCAAGGCCTACTGCATCGACCTGTTCACCAAGACCAAGTCGGGCACGTCCTACAAGGAGGTCGGCTGGGACGAGTCGACCCTCCACAACAACAAGAACGCCGGCAAGATCCGCTGGATCCTGCAGCACTCGTACCCCGAGGTGAACGACCTCGTCGCGCTGGCCGACAAGGCCGACACCAAGAGCCTGACCAAGGACGACGCGGCGGCGGCCACTCAGGCGGCGATCTGGCACTTCTCGGACAACGTCGAGACGGCTCCCAAGGACGCCGACGCCAACGCGCTGACGAAGTACCTCGTCGCCGAGGCCGACAAGGCGCCGAACCAGGAGGAGCCGAAGGCTTCCCTCAGCGTCTCGCCGACCTCCGTCGCGGGTAAGTCCGGCAGCCGCCTCGGCCCCGTGAAGGTCAGCACCAACGCGGCCGCGGGCGTCACCAAGGTCTCCCTGTCCGCCGACGCGCCCCAGGGCGTCAAGGTGGTCGACAAGGCGGGCAAGACCATCACCTCCGTCAGCGACGGCGACGAGCTGTACGTCGACGTGCCGGCCGGTGCCGGTGACGGTTCCGCCAAGGTCAGCCTGCAGTCCACCACCAAGGTCTCCATCGGCCGCGTGTTCGCCAGCACCACCGAGAAGCGTCAGCAGACGCTGATCCTCGCGGGCAGCAGCGACTCCACCGTCACCGCTCAGATCGACGCGACCTGGGCCAAGCAGGGTGCTGTCCCGGCCGTCGACTTCAAGGAGAACTGCGCCAAGGGCGGCGTGGACATCACCGTCTCCAACAAGGGTGACGAGGACTGGACCTTCGACCTGAAGGGCCAGAGCCACAAGATCGCCCCCGGCGCCTCCGAGACGATCACCGTCCCGGTCGCCGAGGACGAGACGTACAACTTCACCATCACGGGCCCGAACGACTTCAAGAAGGTCATCGAGGGCGTCCTCGACTGCAAGACGGCCACCCCCGGCCCGAAGCCCTCTGAGACCCCCTCCGGCACCCCGTCTCCGTCCGAGACCCCGGCCACCGGCGGCACCGGCACCACCGGCGCCACCACCGGTGGTGGCGACCTCGCCGAGACCGGTGGCTCCAGCGCCACCCCGATGATCGCCGGCGTTGCCGCCGCGCTCGTCGTGGTCGGCGGCGGCGCGGTGTTCTTCCTCCGTAAGAAGAAGACCGCCGGTCAGTAA
- a CDS encoding single-stranded DNA-binding protein, with protein sequence MNETTVTLVGNVATNVEYRETVTGGVARFRFAVTARRWDRERGLWADGPTSFYSVSAWRSLGMNVAASVSVGEPLVVHGRLKVREEERDGHRKTFVDIDAVAVGHDLTRGTAAFRRTARQNPDLPLAEAKVPQSPPADLWQTPEPAVDPVLEPSMEAVVEGVSADLVTAS encoded by the coding sequence ATGAACGAGACGACGGTGACGCTGGTCGGCAACGTGGCGACCAACGTGGAGTACCGGGAGACGGTGACGGGCGGGGTGGCCAGGTTCCGCTTCGCGGTGACGGCCCGTCGCTGGGACCGTGAGCGGGGGCTCTGGGCGGACGGTCCGACCAGCTTCTATTCGGTCTCCGCGTGGCGCTCCTTGGGGATGAACGTGGCGGCCTCCGTCTCGGTGGGCGAACCGCTGGTGGTACACGGCCGGCTGAAGGTCCGTGAGGAGGAGCGCGACGGGCACCGGAAGACCTTCGTGGACATCGACGCGGTGGCCGTGGGCCACGATCTGACCCGCGGCACGGCGGCGTTTCGCCGGACGGCCCGCCAGAATCCTGACCTCCCACTAGCGGAAGCAAAGGTTCCGCAGTCACCTCCGGCCGACCTGTGGCAGACCCCGGAGCCGGCGGTGGATCCGGTGCTGGAGCCCTCCATGGAGGCCGTGGTTGAGGGGGTTTCAGCCGATCTTGTCACGGCGTCCTGA
- a CDS encoding GTPase, translating into MSDAGSDTGSGVDDGAGDRGAGGGNGGSPGSDGPRGADQERGDGRGPGGSRWDDGLIARRAAERAAPKGAEGVGAVRDGDDDADGLPVLGGVYGGALRTRLDALHELVGLSRTRVENDALAEAGRVLDEAAARQRLSARHTVVAIAGATGSGKSTLFNALAGVPVSDTGLRRPTTSAPIALSWSEGSAGLLDRLGIPGRLRRRPLAGGAADAELQGLVLIDLPDHDSAVTAHRDQVDRLLGLVDAVIWVVDPEKYADAALHERYLRPLAGHAEITFVVLNQTDRLGTEAADLVLDDLRRLLDEDGMALGEHGEPGATVLALSALTGDGVPELRELLGRFVQDRTAPERRLSADVDAAASRLRPVYVADGRPGLGERAREEFADRLALAVGAQAAGEAAERVWRRGAIRACGTPWLRLYRWYERVRAHGSTDPRLENPVEDELTARQRVEQAVRIVSDEASRGLPGPWAHAVREAALRGACGLPEALDELTVSLGDPAARPPRPAWWPAAVFAQVVMTFLQIFGALWLVAQIVGVVEPLLWPPVLIMIAGIVGGPLVEWACAAAVRGPARRYGQDAERRLREAAAACGRARVLDPVAAELMRYREVREQYVTASGATRMAARIGGTRIGATRLGPTRKAGVARAR; encoded by the coding sequence GTGAGTGACGCAGGGAGCGACACCGGAAGTGGAGTGGACGACGGGGCGGGGGACCGGGGCGCGGGCGGCGGGAACGGAGGCTCCCCTGGGAGCGACGGGCCCCGCGGTGCCGATCAGGAGCGCGGAGACGGGCGCGGACCCGGCGGCTCGCGCTGGGACGACGGGCTCATCGCGCGCCGGGCCGCCGAACGGGCCGCTCCCAAGGGGGCGGAGGGCGTCGGCGCGGTGCGGGACGGCGACGACGACGCGGACGGGCTCCCGGTGCTCGGCGGGGTCTACGGCGGAGCCCTGCGCACCCGGCTCGACGCCCTCCACGAACTCGTCGGCCTCTCCCGCACCCGGGTCGAGAACGACGCCCTCGCCGAGGCGGGCCGGGTGCTCGACGAGGCCGCCGCGCGGCAGCGGCTCTCCGCGCGCCACACCGTCGTCGCCATCGCCGGGGCCACCGGCAGCGGCAAGTCCACCCTCTTCAACGCGCTCGCAGGCGTGCCCGTGTCCGACACCGGACTGCGCCGCCCCACCACGTCCGCGCCCATCGCCCTCAGCTGGTCGGAGGGCTCCGCGGGCCTGCTCGACCGGCTCGGCATCCCCGGGCGGCTGCGCCGCAGGCCGCTCGCGGGCGGCGCGGCCGACGCCGAACTCCAGGGCCTCGTCCTCATCGACCTGCCCGACCACGACTCGGCCGTCACCGCCCACCGCGACCAGGTCGACCGGCTGCTCGGGCTGGTGGACGCGGTGATCTGGGTGGTGGACCCCGAGAAGTACGCGGACGCCGCCCTGCACGAGCGCTATCTGCGGCCGCTCGCCGGGCACGCCGAGATCACCTTCGTGGTCCTCAACCAGACCGACCGGCTCGGCACGGAGGCCGCCGACCTCGTCCTCGACGACCTGCGCCGCCTCCTCGACGAGGACGGCATGGCCCTCGGGGAGCACGGCGAGCCCGGCGCGACCGTCCTCGCCCTGTCCGCCCTCACCGGGGACGGCGTGCCGGAACTGCGCGAGCTCCTCGGACGGTTCGTGCAGGACCGCACCGCGCCCGAACGGCGCCTGTCCGCCGACGTGGACGCCGCGGCGTCCCGGCTGCGGCCGGTGTACGTGGCGGACGGCCGGCCCGGTCTGGGGGAGCGGGCCCGGGAGGAGTTCGCCGACCGCCTCGCGCTCGCCGTCGGCGCCCAGGCAGCGGGCGAGGCCGCCGAACGCGTCTGGCGGCGCGGCGCCATCCGCGCCTGCGGCACGCCGTGGCTGCGGCTGTACCGCTGGTACGAGCGGGTCCGCGCGCACGGCAGTACCGATCCCCGCCTGGAGAACCCGGTCGAGGACGAGCTGACCGCCCGCCAGCGGGTGGAGCAGGCGGTGCGGATCGTCTCCGACGAGGCCTCGCGCGGACTGCCCGGACCGTGGGCGCACGCCGTGCGCGAGGCGGCGCTGCGGGGCGCCTGCGGACTGCCGGAGGCGCTGGACGAACTGACCGTGTCCCTGGGCGACCCGGCGGCCCGGCCGCCGCGGCCCGCGTGGTGGCCGGCCGCGGTCTTCGCGCAGGTGGTGATGACGTTCCTGCAGATCTTCGGCGCGCTGTGGCTGGTGGCCCAGATCGTGGGCGTGGTGGAGCCGTTGCTGTGGCCGCCCGTACTGATCATGATCGCCGGGATCGTCGGCGGCCCGCTGGTCGAGTGGGCCTGCGCGGCGGCGGTACGGGGCCCGGCCCGGCGCTACGGCCAGGACGCCGAACGCCGCCTGCGCGAGGCGGCTGCCGCGTGCGGCAGGGCCCGGGTCCTCGACCCCGTCGCGGCGGAGCTGATGCGGTACCGGGAGGTGCGCGAGCAGTACGTCACGGCGTCGGGCGCGACGCGGATGGCGGCCCGGATCGGCGGGACGCGGATCGGGGCGACGAGGCTGGGGCCGACGAGGAAGGCGGGGGTGGCGAGGGCGCGGTAG